From a single Chitinophaga sp. Cy-1792 genomic region:
- the icd gene encoding NADP-dependent isocitrate dehydrogenase, whose protein sequence is MPAEKISMNNGSLQVPTHPIIPFIIGDGIGPDIWKASVRVFDAAIEKAYGSDRKIEWKEVLAGEKAFQETGEWLPKATLDALKEYLVSIKGPLSTPVGGGIRSLNVAMRQELDLYACVRPVRWFNKVPSPVKHPEKVDMVIFRENTEDIYAGIEYMTGTPECEKLLNFLQNEMGVKKIRFPETSSLGIKPVSIEGTERLVRAAILYALEHKRPSVTIVHKGNIMKFTEGGFKNWGYALAEREFGDKVYTWETWEKIKKEEGEDAANKSLKVATAEGKLLIKDVIADNFLQQILLAPQDYSVVATLNLNGDYISDALAAAVGGIGIAPGGNINYKTGHAVFEATHGTAPRFANTNTMNPSSVILSGVMMLEYMGWKEAATIITEGLATAIARKRVTIDFYNLMDDATLVKTSEFADEVIKQMLNHH, encoded by the coding sequence ATGCCGGCAGAAAAAATATCGATGAACAATGGATCGCTACAGGTCCCTACTCACCCCATCATTCCATTTATCATAGGCGACGGAATTGGTCCAGACATCTGGAAGGCCAGTGTACGTGTATTCGACGCTGCCATTGAGAAAGCTTATGGAAGTGATAGGAAAATTGAATGGAAAGAAGTACTGGCAGGAGAGAAAGCCTTCCAGGAAACCGGCGAATGGCTGCCGAAAGCAACACTGGATGCACTGAAAGAGTACCTGGTGTCTATCAAAGGTCCTTTATCTACCCCTGTAGGTGGTGGTATCCGTTCCCTGAACGTGGCTATGCGTCAGGAACTCGACCTCTACGCCTGTGTACGTCCTGTACGCTGGTTCAACAAAGTTCCTTCTCCTGTTAAGCATCCTGAGAAAGTTGACATGGTCATCTTCCGTGAAAACACTGAAGACATCTATGCCGGCATCGAATACATGACAGGTACGCCTGAATGTGAGAAATTACTGAACTTCCTCCAGAACGAAATGGGCGTGAAGAAAATCCGCTTCCCGGAAACTTCTTCACTGGGTATCAAACCTGTTTCCATTGAAGGTACTGAAAGACTGGTTCGCGCTGCTATCCTGTATGCACTGGAACACAAACGTCCTTCTGTAACCATCGTTCACAAAGGTAATATCATGAAATTCACCGAAGGTGGCTTCAAAAACTGGGGCTATGCACTCGCTGAACGCGAATTCGGTGATAAAGTTTACACCTGGGAAACCTGGGAGAAAATCAAAAAAGAAGAAGGCGAAGACGCTGCTAACAAATCTCTGAAAGTAGCTACCGCTGAAGGTAAACTGCTGATCAAAGATGTTATCGCTGATAACTTCCTCCAGCAGATCCTCCTGGCTCCGCAAGACTACTCTGTAGTAGCTACCCTCAACCTGAACGGTGACTATATCTCCGATGCGCTGGCAGCAGCTGTTGGTGGTATCGGTATCGCTCCAGGCGGTAACATCAACTACAAAACCGGTCACGCAGTGTTCGAAGCAACGCACGGTACTGCACCACGCTTTGCCAACACCAACACCATGAACCCATCATCTGTAATCCTCTCCGGTGTGATGATGCTCGAGTACATGGGCTGGAAAGAAGCTGCCACCATCATCACAGAAGGCCTGGCTACCGCCATCGCACGTAAACGCGTAACCATCGATTTCTACAACCTGATGGACGATGCTACACTCGTGAAAACTTCTGAGTTTGCAGATGAAGTGATTAAGCAAATGCTGAATCACCACTAA